A section of the Streptomyces sp. CG1 genome encodes:
- a CDS encoding CoA-binding protein: MYGDDATIRRILDELGDTWAVVGLSTNQNRIAHRVAQVLQRYGKRIVPVHPKAETVHGEQGYASLADIPFDVDVVDVFVNSELAGVVADEAVAKGARAVWFQLGVVDEAAYERTRAAGLDMVMDRCPAIEIPLLRK, from the coding sequence GTGTACGGCGACGACGCGACCATCCGCAGGATCCTGGACGAGCTGGGCGACACCTGGGCGGTCGTGGGCCTGTCCACCAACCAGAACCGGATCGCCCACCGGGTGGCGCAGGTGCTCCAGCGGTACGGCAAGCGGATCGTGCCGGTGCACCCCAAGGCCGAGACGGTCCACGGCGAACAGGGCTACGCCTCCCTCGCGGACATCCCCTTCGACGTCGACGTGGTCGATGTCTTCGTCAACAGCGAGCTGGCCGGTGTGGTGGCCGATGAGGCCGTGGCGAAGGGCGCGCGGGCGGTGTGGTTCCAGCTCGGCGTGGTGGACGAAGCCGCCTACGAGCGGACCCGGGCCGCTGGTCTGGACATGGTCATGGACCGCTGCCCGGCTATCGAAATTCCCCTGCTGAGGAAGTGA
- a CDS encoding 4-hydroxybenzoate 3-monooxygenase — MSPSPRPGSAPEERRTVVVVGAGPAGLTLGNILRAASVDCVVLETESRQFIETRPRAGVIEEWAVRELGRRGLAERLRQRAELHSACEFRFGGERHRFPYADLTGSHHYVYPQPLLVTDLVREYADVRGGDIRFGVREVALHDLDSDRPAVSYRCPETGERRLLRCDFVAGCDGARGVARDAIPAEHRRIARQDDGIGWLALLAEVPPSTDCVLFGVHPRGFAGQMPRSPEVTRFYLQCPPGDDPENWSHDRVWTELRERLAAAGAPPLTEGRLIERRVLDMHHYVVEPLAHGRLFLAGDAGHLVAPIAAKGMNLALHDAFLLGDALTAFVTRGDSGGLDGYSAASLRRVWDYQEFSQWLSDIYHGVASGDPFRAGTTLARLRRLFTSPAAGAAFAEQYLGTAAAY, encoded by the coding sequence ATCTCCCCCTCCCCCCGCCCCGGCTCCGCTCCGGAGGAACGCCGTACGGTCGTCGTCGTGGGCGCCGGGCCCGCCGGGCTCACCCTCGGCAACATCCTGCGGGCCGCCTCCGTCGACTGTGTGGTCCTGGAGACCGAGAGCAGGCAGTTCATCGAGACACGGCCGCGAGCCGGTGTCATCGAGGAATGGGCGGTGCGCGAACTCGGCCGGCGCGGACTGGCCGAACGGCTGCGGCAGCGCGCCGAGCTGCACAGCGCCTGCGAGTTCCGCTTCGGCGGCGAACGCCACCGCTTCCCCTACGCCGACCTGACCGGCAGCCATCACTACGTCTACCCACAGCCGTTGCTGGTGACGGACCTGGTGCGGGAGTACGCCGACGTGCGCGGCGGCGACATCCGCTTCGGCGTGCGCGAGGTCGCGCTGCACGATCTGGACTCGGACCGGCCGGCGGTGTCGTACCGCTGCCCGGAGACGGGTGAACGGCGGCTGCTGCGCTGCGACTTCGTGGCGGGCTGCGACGGGGCGCGCGGAGTGGCACGGGACGCGATACCTGCGGAGCACAGGCGGATCGCGCGGCAGGACGACGGCATCGGCTGGCTGGCGCTGCTCGCGGAGGTACCGCCGTCGACGGACTGCGTCCTGTTCGGCGTCCATCCGCGCGGTTTCGCCGGGCAGATGCCCCGCAGCCCCGAGGTCACCCGGTTCTACCTGCAGTGCCCGCCAGGCGACGATCCGGAGAACTGGTCCCATGACAGGGTCTGGACCGAGCTGCGCGAGCGGCTCGCCGCGGCCGGAGCGCCCCCGCTCACCGAGGGCCGGCTGATCGAGAGACGCGTCCTGGACATGCACCACTACGTCGTCGAACCGCTCGCCCACGGACGGCTGTTCCTGGCCGGGGACGCCGGGCACCTGGTCGCGCCCATCGCCGCGAAAGGCATGAACCTCGCCCTGCACGACGCCTTCCTGCTCGGTGACGCGCTCACCGCGTTTGTGACACGGGGCGACAGCGGCGGCCTGGACGGCTACTCGGCGGCGAGTCTGCGGCGGGTGTGGGACTACCAGGAGTTCTCGCAGTGGCTGTCGGACATCTATCACGGTGTCGCGTCGGGCGACCCGTTCCGCGCCGGTACGACACTGGCCCGGCTGCGCCGGCTGTTCACCTCGCCGGCCGCGGGGGCGGCCTTCGCCGAGCAGTACCTCGGCACCGCGGCCGCCTACTGA
- a CDS encoding YigZ family protein: MQDEYRTVARAGVHETEINRSRFLCALAPAATEQEAQDFIASVRKEHADATHNCWAYVIGADASVQKASDDGEPGGTAGVPMLQMLLRREMRYVVAVVTRYYGGVKLGAGGLIRAYGGAVGEALDTLGTLTRRRFRLATVTVDHQRAGKVQNDLRATGREVRDVRYGEAVTIEIGLPDADVDAFRAWLADATSGTAGFELGGEAYGDA; encoded by the coding sequence ATGCAGGACGAGTACCGCACAGTCGCCCGCGCGGGCGTGCACGAGACCGAGATCAACCGCTCCCGCTTTCTGTGCGCCCTCGCCCCGGCCGCCACCGAGCAGGAGGCGCAGGACTTCATCGCCTCCGTGCGCAAGGAGCACGCCGACGCCACCCACAACTGCTGGGCGTACGTCATCGGCGCCGACGCCTCCGTACAGAAGGCGAGCGACGACGGCGAACCGGGCGGCACCGCCGGTGTCCCCATGCTCCAGATGCTGCTGCGCCGTGAGATGCGCTACGTCGTCGCGGTCGTCACCCGCTACTACGGAGGCGTCAAGCTCGGCGCCGGCGGACTCATCCGCGCCTACGGCGGCGCCGTGGGCGAGGCCCTCGACACACTCGGCACACTCACCCGGCGCCGCTTCCGCCTCGCCACGGTGACCGTCGACCACCAGCGCGCGGGGAAGGTCCAGAACGACCTGCGCGCCACCGGACGCGAGGTGCGGGACGTCCGCTACGGCGAGGCCGTCACCATCGAGATCGGCCTGCCCGACGCCGACGTGGACGCCTTCCGCGCCTGGCTGGCGGACGCGACGTCGGGCACGGCGGGATTCGAACTGGGCGGAGAAGCCTATGGAGATGCGTGA
- a CDS encoding ArsR/SmtB family transcription factor: MSARMHLSPAHHAHPRTPGEEQFALAAELMALLGDRTRLILMHALTAGEADVTTLTEACGAARPAVSQHLARLRLAGLVKTRKEGRRVIYSLPHGHLRRLVEEALKTADHHLAERHTGDQ; this comes from the coding sequence ATGAGCGCACGCATGCACCTGTCACCTGCACACCATGCGCATCCGCGTACCCCGGGCGAGGAGCAGTTCGCGCTCGCGGCCGAGCTGATGGCCCTGCTCGGCGACCGCACCCGGCTCATCCTGATGCACGCCCTGACGGCCGGCGAGGCCGACGTCACGACCCTCACCGAGGCCTGCGGCGCGGCCCGGCCCGCCGTCAGCCAGCATCTGGCGCGGCTGCGCCTCGCGGGCCTGGTGAAGACCCGCAAGGAGGGCCGCCGGGTGATCTACTCGCTCCCGCACGGCCATCTGCGCCGGCTGGTGGAGGAGGCCCTGAAGACGGCGGACCACCACCTCGCCGAACGGCACACCGGAGATCAGTAG
- a CDS encoding histidine phosphatase family protein — MIARAGTGPLRRLVVLRHAKSAWPEGVEDHERPLAPRGLRDAPAAGRALAEADCLPDLALCSTARRARRTWELASAEWGTPPPVRYDERLYAADVPDLLEVVREAPPEVETLLVVGHNPGLEELVLELARDGLDDTLDRVRTKFPTSAIAVLSWHGTGWPALGTGTALLTSLTVPRGSKQ, encoded by the coding sequence GTGATCGCGCGGGCGGGCACCGGCCCGCTGCGTCGGCTGGTGGTGCTGCGGCACGCCAAGTCCGCCTGGCCCGAGGGCGTCGAGGACCACGAGAGGCCACTCGCGCCGCGCGGTCTGCGCGACGCCCCGGCCGCCGGACGCGCGCTCGCCGAGGCCGACTGCCTGCCCGACCTGGCCCTGTGCTCCACGGCCAGGCGCGCCCGCCGCACCTGGGAGCTGGCCTCCGCCGAGTGGGGCACGCCGCCGCCGGTGCGCTACGACGAGCGGCTGTACGCGGCCGACGTACCGGATCTGCTGGAGGTGGTCCGGGAGGCGCCGCCCGAGGTGGAGACGCTGCTGGTGGTCGGGCACAACCCCGGGCTGGAGGAACTGGTCCTGGAGCTGGCGCGGGACGGTCTCGACGACACGCTGGACCGGGTGCGGACGAAGTTCCCCACGTCCGCGATCGCCGTCCTGTCCTGGCACGGCACCGGCTGGCCGGCCCTCGGCACCGGCACGGCCCTCCTGACGTCACTGACCGTGCCGCGCGGGAGCAAGCAGTAA
- a CDS encoding AAA family ATPase yields MRLHRLDITAFGPFGGSRSVDFDALSAAGLFLLHGPTGAGKTSVLDAVCYALYGSVPGARQSGQGMHLRSDHAEPRTRTEIRLDLTVAGRRLEITRQPPWERPKLRGTGTTVDKAQTWLREYDATAGAWKDLSRSHQETGEEITQLLGMSREQFCQVVLLPQGDFARFLRADAEARGKLLGRLFDTQRFADVEKRLAERRRATEARVREGDAALLADAHRMQQAAGDAMELPELAPGDPGLADAVLGAAALARATARERLTVAHCRLAAAETAHTETRRALDDVRELARLQSRFTEARQRAERLQERAGAHHEAQHRMELSRKAEAVAPALELREAAEEEHHRAARAEAHARGTLPDSYADAGAAGLASAARRAAEELGGLDAARRAERRLADLAGERSGLDRQERADEEVLREADAWLDAWDAMRAGLQSRVDSAQEAATRAEQLAVQRDPMRSRLTAARTRDALAADLEDAQRRALASEQQALDSRARWLDLKEQRLNGIAAELAAHLTDGEPCAVCGATEHPAPARKVAGHVDREAEERAHKASQQADRQHTEDARRLGVVREALAAATAEAGDTPTEQLEEAAAELEQEYAHARRAASALHAAHEELRRAEREREQRLADRQQAAVRAASRVTRRETLEHEQGQLEEELSKARGSSGSVAARAAQLERQVALLTDAADAARTAEDTAQRLKDADARLANAAYRAGFDTPQAAAAALLDADAHRELQHRLDAWQTEETAVRAVLAEADTAAAAQRPAADPATAEHAAKRAEHRLREAASARDAAARRCTELDRLSARATEAVRRLAPLREEYDRVARLAALTAGTSADNERKMRLESYVLAARLEQVAAAATARLQRMSAGRYTLVHSDDRTGRGRSGLGLHVVDAWTGRERDTATLSGGETFFASLALALGLADVVTDEAGGVRLDTLFIDEGFGSLDDQTLDEVLDVLDSLRERDRSVGIVSHVPDLRRRIHAQLEVVKGRAGSTLRQRGV; encoded by the coding sequence ATGAGGCTGCACCGGCTCGACATCACCGCCTTCGGGCCCTTCGGCGGCTCCCGCAGCGTCGATTTCGACGCTCTGTCCGCCGCCGGGCTCTTCCTGCTGCACGGCCCCACCGGCGCCGGCAAGACCTCCGTCCTGGACGCCGTCTGTTACGCCCTGTACGGCTCCGTCCCAGGCGCCCGGCAGAGCGGCCAGGGCATGCACCTGCGCAGCGACCACGCCGAGCCGCGCACCCGCACCGAGATCCGCCTCGACCTCACCGTCGCCGGACGCCGGCTGGAGATCACCCGGCAGCCGCCCTGGGAGCGGCCCAAACTGCGCGGCACGGGCACGACCGTCGACAAGGCCCAGACCTGGCTGCGCGAATACGACGCCACGGCCGGCGCCTGGAAGGACCTCAGCCGCTCCCACCAGGAGACCGGCGAGGAGATCACCCAGCTCCTCGGCATGAGCCGCGAGCAGTTCTGCCAGGTCGTGCTGCTGCCCCAGGGCGACTTCGCCCGCTTTCTGCGCGCCGACGCCGAGGCCCGCGGCAAGCTGCTGGGCCGCCTCTTCGACACCCAGCGGTTCGCCGATGTCGAAAAGCGCCTCGCCGAGCGCCGCCGGGCCACCGAGGCACGCGTACGGGAAGGCGACGCGGCGCTGCTCGCCGACGCCCACCGCATGCAGCAGGCGGCCGGCGACGCCATGGAGCTGCCCGAGCTGGCCCCCGGCGATCCCGGCCTGGCCGACGCCGTCCTCGGCGCCGCCGCCCTCGCCCGCGCCACCGCCCGCGAGCGGCTCACCGTCGCCCACTGCCGCCTCGCCGCCGCCGAGACCGCGCACACCGAGACCCGGCGCGCCCTGGACGACGTACGTGAACTCGCCCGGCTGCAGAGCCGGTTCACCGAGGCCCGGCAGCGCGCCGAGCGGCTCCAGGAGCGGGCCGGCGCCCACCACGAGGCGCAGCACCGCATGGAGCTGTCCCGCAAGGCGGAGGCGGTCGCGCCCGCGCTGGAGCTGCGCGAGGCCGCCGAGGAAGAGCACCACAGGGCGGCCCGTGCCGAAGCACACGCGCGTGGCACGCTGCCCGACTCCTACGCCGACGCGGGCGCGGCCGGACTCGCCTCCGCCGCCCGCCGGGCCGCGGAGGAGCTGGGCGGCCTGGACGCGGCCCGCCGCGCCGAGCGGCGGCTCGCCGACCTCGCCGGGGAGCGGTCCGGGCTCGACCGCCAGGAGCGCGCCGACGAGGAGGTGCTGCGCGAGGCCGACGCCTGGCTGGACGCGTGGGACGCCATGCGCGCCGGCCTGCAGTCCCGCGTCGACTCCGCCCAGGAGGCCGCCACCCGCGCCGAGCAGCTCGCCGTACAGCGGGATCCGATGCGCAGCCGGCTCACCGCGGCCCGCACCCGGGACGCGCTGGCCGCGGACCTGGAGGACGCACAGCGCCGGGCGCTCGCCTCCGAGCAGCAGGCGCTCGATTCCCGCGCCCGCTGGCTCGACCTCAAGGAACAGCGCCTGAACGGCATCGCTGCCGAGCTGGCCGCCCACCTCACCGACGGCGAGCCCTGCGCCGTCTGCGGAGCCACCGAACACCCCGCACCGGCCCGCAAGGTCGCCGGACACGTCGACCGCGAGGCCGAGGAAAGGGCCCACAAGGCCTCCCAGCAGGCCGACCGGCAGCACACCGAGGACGCGCGGCGGCTCGGCGTCGTCCGCGAGGCCCTGGCCGCCGCCACCGCCGAAGCCGGCGACACGCCCACCGAGCAACTCGAAGAGGCCGCCGCCGAGTTGGAACAGGAGTACGCCCACGCCCGCCGTGCCGCCTCCGCCCTGCACGCCGCCCACGAAGAGCTGCGGCGCGCCGAGCGGGAGCGCGAGCAGCGCCTCGCCGACCGCCAGCAGGCCGCCGTGCGGGCCGCGTCCCGGGTCACCCGACGCGAGACCCTGGAGCATGAACAGGGCCAGCTGGAGGAGGAGTTGAGCAAGGCGCGCGGCAGCTCGGGCAGCGTGGCCGCGCGTGCCGCACAGCTGGAGCGGCAGGTGGCGCTGCTCACCGACGCCGCCGACGCCGCGCGCACCGCCGAGGACACCGCACAGCGCCTGAAGGACGCCGATGCCCGCCTCGCCAACGCCGCCTACCGCGCGGGTTTCGACACCCCGCAGGCCGCGGCAGCCGCCCTGCTGGACGCCGACGCCCACCGTGAACTGCAGCACCGCCTGGACGCCTGGCAGACGGAGGAGACCGCCGTACGCGCGGTGCTCGCGGAAGCCGACACGGCGGCCGCCGCCCAGCGACCGGCCGCCGACCCGGCCACTGCCGAACACGCGGCGAAGAGGGCCGAACACCGGCTCCGCGAGGCGGCCTCCGCGCGCGACGCGGCCGCCCGCCGCTGCACCGAGCTGGACCGCCTCTCCGCGCGCGCCACCGAGGCCGTACGACGCCTCGCCCCGCTCCGCGAGGAGTACGACCGGGTCGCCCGCCTCGCCGCCCTCACCGCGGGCACCTCCGCCGACAACGAACGCAAGATGCGCCTGGAGTCGTATGTGCTCGCGGCCCGGCTGGAGCAGGTCGCCGCCGCCGCGACCGCCCGGCTGCAGCGCATGTCGGCGGGCCGCTACACCCTCGTCCACTCCGACGACCGCACCGGACGCGGCCGCAGCGGCCTCGGACTGCACGTGGTCGACGCCTGGACCGGACGCGAACGCGACACCGCCACCCTGTCCGGCGGCGAGACCTTCTTCGCCTCGCTCGCCCTCGCCCTCGGCCTCGCGGACGTCGTCACCGACGAGGCCGGCGGCGTCCGCCTCGACACGCTGTTCATCGACGAGGGCTTCGGCAGCCTCGACGACCAGACCCTCGACGAAGTCCTCGACGTCCTCGACTCGCTTCGCGAACGCGACCGCAGCGTCGGCATCGTCAGCCACGTCCCCGACCTGCGGCGGCGCATCCACGCCCAGCTGGAGGTCGTCAAGGGCAGAGCGGGGTCGACGCTGCGACAGCGGGGTGTCTGA
- a CDS encoding cation diffusion facilitator family transporter, with translation MNEHDGQGHAEHAHRHGGHRHTVHAHGHGGPEHGEHAHRHHHDHTGHTHARTPGLRHRITHLLTPHSHDSADKLDPAMEASARGMRALWVSLGVLGVTALAQAAVVVVSGSVALLGDSVHNAADALTAVPLGIAFVLGRRAATRRFTYGYGRAEDLAGLVIVLTIAASAAFAAWAAVGRLLDPRPVAQLPAVAAAALVGFAGNEWVARYRIRVGREIGSAALVADGLHARTDGFTSLAVLAGAGGSALGWQPADPVVGLAITVAIVLVLRDAAREVFRRMLDAVDPALVDRAERAVLVVPGVREVSELRLRWIGHRLRAELAVVVDGEATLRQAHAVAVEAEHALLHAVPKLTAALVHADPAPAPGERDPHLALAHHLTA, from the coding sequence GTGAACGAGCACGACGGGCAGGGCCACGCCGAACACGCGCACCGGCACGGCGGGCACCGGCACACCGTCCACGCGCACGGGCACGGCGGGCCGGAGCACGGCGAGCACGCACACCGGCACCACCACGACCACACCGGCCATACCCACGCCCGCACCCCCGGTCTCCGGCACCGGATCACGCATCTCCTCACCCCGCACTCCCACGACAGCGCCGACAAGCTGGACCCGGCGATGGAGGCCTCGGCGCGCGGGATGCGGGCGCTGTGGGTGTCGCTGGGCGTGCTCGGGGTGACCGCACTGGCGCAGGCGGCCGTGGTAGTCGTCTCCGGGTCGGTGGCGCTGCTCGGGGACTCCGTGCACAACGCCGCCGACGCCCTGACCGCCGTACCTCTCGGTATCGCCTTCGTGCTGGGGCGGCGCGCGGCGACCCGCCGGTTCACCTATGGCTACGGGCGTGCCGAGGATCTCGCGGGGCTGGTGATCGTGCTGACCATCGCCGCCTCGGCGGCCTTCGCGGCGTGGGCGGCGGTGGGGCGGCTGCTCGATCCGCGCCCGGTCGCGCAGTTGCCGGCGGTCGCGGCGGCCGCGCTGGTCGGGTTCGCCGGCAACGAGTGGGTGGCCCGGTACCGGATCCGGGTGGGCCGGGAGATCGGCTCGGCCGCGCTCGTCGCCGACGGGCTGCACGCCCGGACCGACGGATTCACCTCGCTGGCGGTGCTGGCGGGCGCGGGCGGGTCGGCCCTCGGGTGGCAACCGGCCGACCCGGTCGTCGGGCTGGCGATCACGGTGGCGATCGTGCTGGTGCTGCGGGACGCGGCGCGGGAGGTGTTCCGGCGAATGCTGGACGCCGTCGACCCGGCGCTGGTGGACCGGGCCGAGCGGGCGGTCCTGGTGGTGCCGGGCGTACGCGAGGTGAGCGAGCTGCGGCTGCGGTGGATCGGGCACCGGCTGCGGGCCGAACTCGCGGTGGTGGTGGACGGCGAGGCGACGCTACGACAGGCGCACGCGGTCGCCGTCGAGGCCGAGCACGCCCTGCTGCACGCCGTACCGAAGCTGACGGCGGCCCTGGTGCACGCCGATCCGGCACCGGCGCCGGGCGAACGGGACCCGCATCTGGCGCTGGCCCACCATCTGACGGCCTGA
- a CDS encoding exonuclease SbcCD subunit D, with protein MRLLHTSDWHLGRAFHRVNMLGAQAEFIGHLVTTVREREVDAVVVSGDVYDRAVPPLAAVELFDDALHRLAGLGVPTVMISGNHDSARRLGVGAGLIDRAGIHLRTEPSAAATPVVLTDAHGDVAFYGLPYLEPALVRDEFAVETAGHEAVLGAAMDRVRADLATRAPGTRSVVLAHAFVTGGQASDSERDITVGGVAAVPAGVFDGVDYVALGHLHGCQTITERVRYSGSPLAYSFSEADHRKSMWLIDLGADGSVSAERVECPVPRPLARIRGTLDGLLADPGLARHEDAWVEATLTDPVRPADPMARLTERFPHTLSLVFAPERAPDDPSVSYARRLAGRGDQQIAQDFVAHVRGAGPDERETAVLREAFDAVRADAAVREVAR; from the coding sequence ATGAGACTCCTGCACACGTCCGACTGGCATCTCGGCCGGGCCTTCCACCGGGTGAACATGCTCGGGGCCCAGGCCGAGTTCATCGGTCACCTCGTCACCACCGTGCGCGAGCGCGAGGTGGACGCGGTGGTCGTGTCGGGCGATGTGTACGACCGGGCGGTGCCGCCGCTCGCCGCGGTCGAGCTGTTCGACGACGCCCTGCACCGCCTCGCCGGCCTCGGCGTGCCCACGGTGATGATCTCCGGCAACCACGACTCGGCCCGCCGCCTCGGCGTCGGCGCCGGACTCATCGACCGCGCCGGCATCCACCTGCGCACCGAGCCGTCCGCCGCCGCCACCCCGGTCGTCCTCACCGACGCCCACGGCGATGTCGCCTTCTACGGCCTGCCCTATCTCGAACCGGCCCTGGTGAGGGACGAGTTCGCGGTCGAGACGGCCGGTCACGAGGCCGTGCTCGGCGCCGCCATGGACCGCGTCCGCGCCGACCTCGCCACGCGCGCGCCCGGCACCCGCTCGGTCGTCCTCGCCCACGCCTTCGTCACCGGCGGCCAGGCCAGCGACAGCGAGCGGGACATCACCGTGGGCGGGGTCGCCGCCGTACCGGCCGGGGTCTTCGACGGGGTCGACTATGTGGCGCTCGGCCATCTGCACGGCTGCCAGACCATCACCGAGCGCGTGCGCTACTCCGGCTCCCCGCTCGCCTACTCCTTCTCCGAGGCCGACCACCGCAAGAGCATGTGGCTGATCGACCTCGGTGCCGACGGCTCCGTCTCGGCCGAGCGCGTCGAGTGCCCGGTGCCCCGCCCGCTGGCCCGCATCAGGGGCACGCTGGACGGCCTCCTCGCCGATCCCGGCCTCGCCAGGCACGAGGACGCCTGGGTCGAGGCCACCCTCACCGACCCGGTCCGCCCCGCCGACCCCATGGCCCGGCTCACCGAGCGCTTCCCGCACACTCTCAGCCTCGTCTTCGCCCCCGAGCGCGCCCCAGACGACCCCTCGGTGTCGTACGCCCGGCGCCTCGCCGGCCGCGGCGACCAGCAGATCGCCCAGGACTTCGTCGCCCATGTGCGCGGCGCCGGTCCCGACGAGCGCGAGACGGCCGTCCTGCGCGAGGCCTTCGACGCCGTGCGCGCCGACGCCGCCGTACGGGAGGTGGCCCGATGA
- a CDS encoding YbaK/EbsC family protein: MRAPIGDFDTATPVPDCLEELTAPVADAVRHWQGASPVDRILYVETDPQWADTAVFVEHYGRDLLERSANCVVVAGKRGGETTLAACLVLSTTRADVNGLVRRQLGARKASFASMETATGETGMEYGGITPVGLPAGWPLLIDSAVVDLPYVLVGSGRRSGKLLVPGKALAELPGAVVLEGLGVA; encoded by the coding sequence ATGCGCGCACCCATCGGAGACTTCGACACCGCCACCCCGGTCCCGGACTGCCTGGAGGAGCTGACCGCCCCGGTCGCCGACGCCGTACGCCACTGGCAGGGCGCGAGCCCCGTCGACCGCATCCTCTACGTCGAGACCGACCCGCAGTGGGCGGACACCGCCGTCTTCGTGGAGCACTACGGCCGCGATCTGCTGGAGCGGTCGGCGAACTGTGTGGTGGTCGCGGGCAAGCGGGGCGGCGAGACCACCCTCGCCGCGTGTCTGGTGCTCTCCACCACCCGGGCCGACGTCAACGGCCTCGTGCGCCGCCAACTCGGCGCGCGCAAGGCGTCGTTCGCCTCGATGGAGACGGCGACCGGCGAGACCGGCATGGAGTACGGCGGCATCACCCCGGTCGGACTCCCCGCCGGCTGGCCGCTGCTGATCGACTCGGCCGTCGTCGACCTGCCCTACGTCCTCGTCGGCAGCGGACGCCGCAGCGGCAAGCTCCTGGTCCCTGGCAAGGCCCTCGCGGAACTGCCGGGCGCCGTGGTGCTGGAGGGCCTCGGGGTCGCCTGA
- a CDS encoding APC family permease, whose protein sequence is MANVDQAAPVATSDTGGGLRRDVGLIGLMWASVGSIIGSGWLFGAEKAVVAAGPAAIISWVIGAVAIVLLALVHAELGGMFPVAGGTARYPHYAFGGLAGMSFGWFSWLQAATVAPIEVEAMIGYAKHWHFADGLQNANGTLTTSGIVVAVILMAVFVAVNFLGVRVLAHTNSAATWWKIAVPLAAIFIIAIGNFHPANFTSEGFAPFGAKGVLTAISSSGIIFALLGFEQAIQLAGESRNPKRDLPRATLGSVAIGATIYVLLQVVFIAALPHASFAKGWANLAYAGISGPWAGLASVVGLGWLAWVLYADAIISPGGTGLIYTTATSRISYGLAKNGYAPKLFAKTDSRGVPWFGLAMSFVTGVICFAPFPSWQTLVGFITSASVLMYAGAPLAYGVFKDRLPNHDRPYKLPFGNFISPLSFVVANLIIFWSGWDTLWRLGCAILIGYVLLGSYAAYAIRKGLPDAPRLDFKAAQWLPPYLVGIGVISYLSTFGGNGDLPLWWDILVVAVFSLVIYYWAKATASKPEAIELSIEEVVVTDAPAH, encoded by the coding sequence ATGGCGAATGTCGACCAGGCTGCACCGGTAGCCACAAGCGACACCGGTGGTGGTCTGCGCCGCGACGTCGGACTCATCGGTCTGATGTGGGCCTCCGTTGGCTCGATCATCGGGTCCGGCTGGCTCTTCGGCGCCGAGAAGGCGGTCGTGGCGGCGGGCCCCGCGGCGATCATCTCGTGGGTGATCGGTGCGGTGGCCATCGTGCTGCTCGCGCTCGTGCACGCCGAGCTCGGCGGCATGTTCCCGGTGGCCGGCGGTACCGCCCGATACCCGCACTACGCCTTCGGCGGCCTGGCCGGTATGTCCTTCGGCTGGTTCTCCTGGCTCCAAGCCGCGACGGTGGCCCCGATCGAGGTCGAGGCCATGATCGGCTATGCCAAGCACTGGCACTTCGCCGACGGCCTGCAGAACGCCAACGGCACGCTGACGACCAGCGGCATCGTCGTCGCGGTCATCCTCATGGCGGTGTTCGTCGCGGTGAACTTCCTCGGCGTCCGTGTCCTGGCACACACCAACAGCGCCGCCACCTGGTGGAAGATCGCCGTCCCGCTCGCCGCGATCTTCATCATCGCCATCGGCAACTTCCACCCGGCCAACTTCACCTCCGAGGGCTTCGCGCCGTTCGGTGCCAAGGGCGTCCTCACCGCGATCAGCTCCAGCGGCATCATCTTCGCGCTGCTCGGCTTCGAGCAGGCGATCCAGCTGGCCGGCGAGAGCCGCAACCCGAAGCGTGACCTGCCGCGCGCGACGCTCGGTTCCGTCGCGATCGGCGCCACGATCTACGTCCTGCTCCAGGTCGTGTTCATCGCCGCCCTGCCGCACGCCTCCTTCGCCAAGGGCTGGGCGAACCTGGCCTACGCCGGCATCAGCGGCCCCTGGGCAGGTCTCGCCTCCGTGGTCGGCCTGGGCTGGCTGGCCTGGGTGCTGTACGCCGACGCGATCATCTCCCCCGGTGGCACCGGCCTGATCTACACCACCGCCACCTCCCGCATCTCCTACGGCCTGGCCAAGAACGGCTACGCCCCGAAGCTGTTCGCCAAGACCGACTCGCGCGGTGTGCCGTGGTTCGGCCTGGCGATGTCGTTCGTGACCGGTGTGATCTGCTTCGCGCCGTTCCCGAGCTGGCAGACGCTGGTCGGCTTCATCACCTCGGCGAGCGTGCTGATGTACGCGGGTGCCCCGCTGGCCTACGGCGTGTTCAAGGACCGGCTCCCGAACCACGACCGTCCGTACAAGCTGCCCTTCGGCAACTTCATCTCGCCGCTGTCGTTCGTGGTCGCCAACCTGATCATCTTCTGGTCCGGCTGGGACACCCTGTGGCGCCTGGGCTGCGCGATCCTGATCGGCTACGTGCTGCTCGGCTCGTACGCCGCCTACGCGATCCGCAAGGGCCTGCCCGACGCGCCGCGGCTGGACTTCAAGGCCGCGCAGTGGCTGCCGCCCTACCTGGTGGGCATCGGCGTGATCTCCTACCTGAGCACCTTCGGCGGTAACGGTGATCTGCCGCTGTGGTGGGACATTCTGGTCGTCGCGGTGTTCTCGCTCGTCATCTACTACTGGGCCAAGGCGACCGCCTCCAAGCCCGAGGCGATCGAGCTCAGCATCGAGGAGGTCGTGGTCACCGACGCCCCGGCGCACTGA